The following are from one region of the Magallana gigas chromosome 4, xbMagGiga1.1, whole genome shotgun sequence genome:
- the LOC105345566 gene encoding uncharacterized protein: MPQCAAFNCNIRSQKGVAMYLFPKDPKFRRIWVHNLRRDGFVATKTSRLCARHFTDDQFSIHPSVAKKCGYKIIDLKPDAVPTIFDFPKTETKTKMRRKSTASFKRNALEICNAIDKSPTQFPKPSAMGKSQTSVMGASLADPCLSNEHDFGMRESSTTLNCDSNVTQTFHAFTQTSNESQNISIQASPQTREIGIQVDIYGSERDTVETEEEPDDNLVESDSEMDDSDIEWSLPNEEDDEEMKPKNVSSICGDTKFIVYKSSLEQLLPSQCLLCGTPKQDTDFEWRALGTVVHIQSTCNRCDCLWEWASQPFTGMMPWGNLVFAAAILFSGASPLKAINTLKFAGIQCFSNRTYFSLQQLYLVPAVEMVWQKNQQEMFDSLRERGLPVKLGGDARCCSPGHTAKFGSYSLMNLDSSKVLDVHLVQSNEVHSSYHMELEGLKRSLARLEEEDIDISHLVTDRHSQVKCYMKRDQPHIVHLFDVWHVAKGVYRKLHAISKKRLCDVVGEWSHSISNHLYWCAASSNGNGDLISQKWLSILNHVVDVHEGHGDLYPRCLHGPLDDRDWIKQGSKAYVELEAVVKGKLLVNDIQKLSHIGQTSSLESFHKVVCAFAPKAVHFFFKQMQARLFLAAMHFNENSSRQQSMTKDGNKQYAVSYPKGRGGEGVAKEVKVDQTFNYIADLMDAVVELRELNDSYTKARDAIDRHVQVPPPIAQSTPKPPKDVTIQRHTTRFN; the protein is encoded by the exons atgccTCAATGTGCTGCATTTAACTGCAACATTCGGTCACAGAAGGGTGTGGCAATGTATCTTTTCCCAAAAGATCCAAAATTTAGAAGAATTTGGGTACATAATCTTCGACGAGATGGGTTTGTAGCTACGAAGACTTCAAGGTTATGTGCGAGACATTTCACCGATGACCAGTTTTCAATACACCCATCTGTGGCAAAAAAATGTGGATACAAAATAATTGACCTGAAGCCAGACGCTGTGCCAACGATCTTTGACTTCCCAAAGACTGAAACCAAGACGAAGATGCGAAGAAAATCCACGGCTTCCTTCAAGCGAAATGCTTTGGAA ATTTGTAATGCAATAGACAAATCGCCTACACAATTTCCAAAACCAAGTGCTATGGGGAAATCACAGACTTCTGTCATGGGTGCTAGTCTTGCAGATCCATGCCTGTCAAACGAACACGATTTCGGCATGAGAG AGTCTTCGACAACACTGAACTGCGATTCAAATGTCACCCAAACGTTCCATGCATTCACCCAAACTTCTAac GAGAGCCAAAACATCAGTATTCAGGCATCTCCCCAAACAAGAGAAATTGGAATACAAGTAGATATATATGGCAGTGAGAGGGACACAGTAGAAACAGAAGAAGAGCCGGATGACAATTTGGTGGAATCTGATTCCGAAATGGACGACTCGGACATAGAGTGGAGCCTGCCTAATGAGGAAGATGATGAAGAGATGAAGCCAAAGAATGTAAGCAGTATATGTGGTGACAccaaattcattgtttataaaagcaGCCTGGAGCAGCTCCTTCCCTCCCAATGCTTGCTCTGTGGAACCCCCAAGCAGGACACTGACTTTGAATGGCGTGCGTTGGGCACTGTTGTGCACATCCAGTCAACATGCAACAGATGCGATTGCCTATGGGAATGGGCCAGTCAGCCATTTACAGGAATGATGCCATGGGGTAATTTGGTTTTTGCTGCCGCAATCCTGTTTAGTGGCGCAAGTCCACTCAAAGCCATAAACACATTAAAGTTTGCTGGAATTCAGTGTTTCAGTAACAGGACATATTTTTCCCTGCAGCAACTCTACCTAGTCCCAGCTGTTGAAATG GTATGGCAGAAAAATCAGCAGGAAATGTTCGATTCTCTTAGAGAAAGAGGGCTTCCGGTAAAGTTAGGGGGTGACGCAAGATGCTGTTCACCGGGCCATACAGCGAAGTTTGGGTCGTACTCCCTCATGAACCTGGACTCATCAAAAGTTCTAGATGTTCATCTGGTCCAG AGCAATGAAGTACACAGTTCTTATCATATGGAACTGGAGGGGTTGAAGAGAAGTTTGGCACGACTGGAGGAGGAAGACATCGACATCTCACATCTTGTGACTGATCGACACAGTCAAGTGAAATGCTATATGAAAAGAGATCAGCCGCATATTGTCCACCTGTTTGATGTTTGGCATGTTGCGAAAG gTGTGTACAGGAAGCTACACGCAATATCAAAAAAACGCTTATGCGATGTAGTTGGTGAATGGTCTCACTCCATCAGCAACCATTTATACTGGTGTGCTGCATCCAGCAACGGTAATGGTGATCTGATATCACAGAAATGGCTTTCCATTCTTAACCACGTCGTAGATGTTCACGAGGGACATGGCGACCTTTATCCCAGATGTTTACATGGACCTCTAGATGATAGGGATTGGATAAAGCAAG gtTCCAAAGCATATGTGGAATTGGAGGCCGTTGTTAAGGGGAAACTATTAGTTAACGACATTCAAAAACTCTCCCATATTGGCCAGACATCCAGCCTGGAATCCTTCCATAAAGTAGTTTGCGCTTTTGCACCTAAAGCTGTGCATTTCTTCTTCAAACAGATGCAGGCTAg atTATTCCTTGCAGCTATGCATTTTAACGAAAATAGCTCAAGACAGCAGAGCATGACAAAGGATGGGAATAAGCAATACGCCGTTTCATATCCCAAAGGAAGAGGTGGAGAAGGTGTAGCCAAAGAAGTGAAAGTTGATCAAACCTTCA ATTACATTGCTGATCTTATGGACGCTGTGGTGGAATTGCGGGAGCTAAACGACAGCTACACTAAAGCAAGGGATGCCATTGACCGCCATGTGCAAGTCCCTCCCCCAATTGCACAGAGCACCCCGAAACCACCGAAGGACGTTACAATTCAGAGACACACAACAcgttttaattaa
- the LOC136274763 gene encoding uncharacterized protein yields MEESLFADDLPDFVVQPYQFEPVKNNAQHTDDFGSSSEDEEDDLGQPMGQFPLPTDTNWCKCGNCVIMDTARECKCCHDIAEVCSRMEEIACDCIIQHPSFAVNCLNHYVLDVSYYEYIQNNGPLGNDEPIHELYRHLAYRRFARFIWRRLGRHNRRILPACVVTAIRQKFPSQQYCGFRYPGEPR; encoded by the exons ATGGAAGAATCTTTATTTGCTGACGATCTACCCGATTTCGTGGTACAGCCGTATCAGTTCGAACCAGTCAAAAATAACGCCCAACACACGGATGACTTTGGTTCTTCATCGGAAGATGAAGAAGATGATCTTGGACAGCCTATGGGTCAATTTCCTTTGCCCACAGATACTAACTG GTGTAAATGTGGCAACTGTGTGATTATGGACACAGCTAGAGAATGTAAATGCTGTCACGACATCGCTGAAGTATGCAGTCGCATGGAAGAAATAGCATGTGACTGTATTATCCAGCATCCTAGCTTTGCAGTGAATTGCCTGAATCACTACGTCCTAGATGTCTCCTACTATGAATATATCCAAAACAATGGACCCCTGGGAAACGATGAGCCAATCCATGA GCTGTATCGACATTTAGCATATCGTCGGTTTGCAAGATTTATTTGGCGGCGCTTAGGAAGACACAACCGACGCATACTGCCAGCTTGTGTAGTGACAGCTATAAGACAGAAATTTCCAAGCCAACAATATTGCGGATTTCGGTATCCCGGGGAACCTCGCTAA